In a single window of the Fusarium falciforme chromosome 3, complete sequence genome:
- a CDS encoding F-box domain-containing protein, producing MEKKSLVSLPDDLILDIVEYLDTARDVAHVGALSRRTQGLIHQDGWRTFVKTRFPSLDVPTGLGTSWGMLADRATYLDKCWEKRGFWLNVLYEKKQQPGRFQRRVSGSQSVLFHSVLDARLSSSHEEEIVAAGVGENLLVQVKPVDKRQPDVWHQLQGQALNYRAGTGDVTAVSVVEDEETAGVVVGRANGDIQILSAKDNFTTPLRNLKPADDTLLNHASDPMRKSPGQLAVSSLQWHPQSNLLASGKGSVLTLHDLNTSETSPVAYHDFSQASPNDEASLLRSAKFMSKDVVACALGGSRNPLRWGQLTPTGIQFSNAASNPRPLDDAAALTEVRLGEKTTVRAIEPVRGGGNENLLLSAWDDGTYRLFDIRTPSAQDAVYRDRFQPYEAGSSLLVYGTERFVAGSNTAPDIRLFDFRYPKPYHHTTALPCSAQWPFPSQKDDHRMWRSGWAPECQQCRPADGTACPWHGLSRRNYWRPDATLHIGSPTLDRIYCLAKASDLSETVYCGLRGAILEMNLHLTSDAAYEEGPRTTPAGWRMGRPSGKISLIETGVSLCQAKEWSLDSRGVPELIVQRPQPQTQQTGSPDQMKRHRLDSAFHRLQDFQQAQG from the exons ATGGAAAAGAAGTCTTTGGTGAGCCTTCCAGATgatctcatcctcgacattgTCGAATACCTCGACACGGCCCGCGACGTCGCCCACGTCGGGGCCCTGAGCCGACGCACGCAGGGTCTCATCCACCAGGACGGATGGCGCACCTTTGTCAAGACCCGGTTCCCATCCCTCGATGTGCCTACTGGTCTGGGCACCTCGTGGGGCATGCTTGCAGATCGCGCCACGTACCTGGACAAGTGCTGGGAGAAGCGCGGCTTTTGGCTGAATGTGCTGtatgagaagaagcagcagccgGGGAGATTTCAGCGGAGGGTCAGTGGAAGCCAATCTGTGCTTTTCCATTCCGTACTCGATGCTCGTCTTTCATCCTCAcacgaggaggagatcgtTGCTGCGGGTGTGGGTGAGAACCTCTTGGTACAGGTCAAGCCGGTGGATAAGCGACAGCCAGATGTGTGGCATCAGCTTCAGGGGCAGGCCCTTAACTACCGAGCTGGAACCGGTGATGTGACGGCAGTTTCGGTGGTAGAAGATGAGGAAACTGCAGGTGTCGTGGTCGGGAGGGCAAACGGAGATATCCAAATCCTCTCAGCCAAGGACAACTTTACAACTCCCTTGAGAAACCTCAAGCCAGCAGACGACACCCTACTCAACCATGCGTCTGATCCTATGAGAAAATCACCAGGACAACTCGCAGTATCATCTTTGCAGTGGCACCCCCAAAGCAACCTCCTGGCGAGTGGCAAAGGTTCTGTCCTCACCCTTCACGACCTAAACACCTCGGAAACAAGCCCCGTGGCGTACCACGACTTTTCCCAAGCAAGTCCAAACGATGAGGCCTCACTTTTACGCAGCGCCAAGTTCATGAGCAAGGACGTTGTAGCTTGTGCTCTAGGCGGTAGTAGAAATCCTCTCCGCTGGGGGCAACTCACGCCGACGGGGATACAGTTTAGCAACGCTGCCAGCAACCCAAGGCCGCTCGATGACGCTGCTGCTCTCACAGAGGTGAGACTGGGAGAAAAAACAACGGTCCGGGCCATTGAACCTGTCAGGGGCGGAGGCAACGAGAATCTGCTGTTGAGTGCGTGGGATGACGGGACATACAG ACTGTTTGATATCCGCACCCCCTCGGCCCAGGACGCCGTCTACCGGGACCGTTTCCAGCCCTACGAGGCCGGCAGCTCCCTCCTCGTTTACGGCACGGAGCGTTTCGTCGCCGGTAGCAACACAGCCCCGGACATTCGTCTCTTTGACTTTCGGTATCCCAAGCCGTATCACCACACAACGGCTCTCCCATGCTCAGCCCAGTGGCCGTTTCCCAGCCAAAAGGACGACCACAGGATGTGGAGATCAGGTTGGGCCCCAGAATGCCAGCAGTGCCGCCCTGCAGATGGGACGGCGTGTCCCTGGCATGGTCTATCGAGGCGGAACTACTGGAGACCTGATGCCACGCTGCACATTGGAAGTCCGACATTAGACAGAATCTACTGCCTAGCCAAGGCGTCAGATCTATCAGAGACGGTCTACTGCGGCCTCCGCGGTGCCATCCTCGAGATGAACCTCCACCTCACCTCAGACGCAGCCTACGAAGAAGGTCCTCGCACAACACCAGCAGGATGGCGTATGGGAAGACCGAGCGGCAAGATTTCGCTTATAGAAACGGGCGTGAGCCTCTGCCAGGCAAAGGAGTGGTCCCTCGACAGCCGCGGCGTCCCAGAGCTGATCGTCCAGCGGCCACAACCCCAAACACAACAGACGGGATCGCCGGATCAGATGAAGCGGCATAGACTGGACTCGGCGTTTCATAGACTACAGGATTTCCAACAGGCACAGGGATAA